The Blattabacterium sp. (Blatta orientalis) str. Tarazona genome contains the following window.
AGATATTGATTGATTGTGATAGAGATACATTATTGATTAAAGCAGAACCTACAGGTCCTATTTGCCATAAAGGAACGGATACCTGTTGGAAAGAAATGAATAAAATGAATTTTTTGTTTCATTTGGAGAATATAATTTCTAATAGAGTCAATCAAAAAGATGAAAATTCTTATGTTGTTAAATTATTCAAAAAAGGGGTTAATAAAATATCTCAAAAATTAGGAGAAGAAGCTGTTGAAATGATTATTGAATCTAAAGACAATAATCGAAGTCTTTTTTTGAATGAATCTGCGGATTTGTTATTTCATTATATTCTTCTTTTATATAGTAAAGGGGTGACTATTCATAACGTAATAAATCTTTTAGAAAAGAGACATAAAAGTAAAAACCATTAAGGAATATTTAATATTTTATGAATTTGAAGAGATATTTTCCATTTAGGATGATTTTTTATATAAGAAATTATTTTTGGAAGTATTTTAATGTTGTTTTTCCATTCAGGTTGTAAACATAATACACAATTGGATTTTTTAACATAAAAAGCTTGTTCTTCTGCAAAAGAAAAATCGCTTTCATTACAAATAATTATTTTTAATTCATTCATTTTTTTGTAATTTTCCTTCAAAGGACGTTTTTTCTTTTTAGGAGAAATGGTGATCCAATCTATATTTTTTTCGTGAATAGGATAAGATCCAGAAGTTTCAACATGAATGCGATATCCTTTTTTTTTAAGAAGACTTGTTAAAGGAGTTAGATTCCACATCATAGGTTCTCCACCAGTAATAACAATAGTTTTTACCTTTTCATTGATATTATTAATGATTTTATGAACTGTTAAAAAATCCTTTTTTTCTATTTTCCAACTACTTTTTGTATCACACCAATCACATTGAATATTGCATCCTTCAAAACGAATAAAATAGGCGGCTATTCCAGAAAAAAAACCTTCTCCTTGTATAGAATAAAAGGTCTCTTTAACAGGAAAAGAAACGTTATTTATTTTCATTATTTAATGCTGCTATTAAAGTATTTTTTATAAGCATAATGCGGGTCATAGGGCCTACACCACCTGGAACAGGGGTTAGATAAGAAGCTTTTCCATAAACACTATTGAAATCAACATCTCCTTTTAAAAAAGATTTTTTTCCATTTTTTACTTTAGTTATACCTACATCTATAACTATAGCTCCCTCTTTAATCATTTTTCCAGTTAAAAAACCAGGATTCCCTACCGCAGTTATAATGATATCTGCTTGTTTTGTATAGTAATCTATATTTGGAGTCTGACTATGAGTAAGTGTTACCGTGCTATTTCCAAGATAGTTTTTCCTGCTCATTAAAATACTTATGGGTCTTCCTACTATACGACTTCTTCCAATAACCACAGTATGTTTTCCAGATATTTCTATTTTATATCTCTCTAAAATAGTTAATATGCCTAGTGCGGTTGCAGGAAAAAATGCCTTCATATCCAAAGACATTTTTCCAAAATTTTCTGGATGAAATCCATCTACATCTTTTCTTGGATTAATAGACATAATTATTTTATCTGAATTGATATGCTTTTGAAGAGGTAATTGAACTATAAAACCATCTATTAACGGATTTTTATTCATTTTTTGAATTTCTTTTAATAATTCTCTTTCTGAACTATCATTTGGTAAATGGATTAATGAAGATTCTATTCCGATATTTTTGCATTCTTGTATTTTGCTGTTTACATAGGTTAAACTGGAACTATTAGTTCCTAATAAAATGATTCCAAGATGAGGAAGTCTCTTTTTTTTATTTCGTATGCTTTTTTCTATTTCCTTAGAAATTTCTTTTCTTATATCGATAGCTAATTTATTTCCATTTAATAATTGAGTCATTTTCTATTTTCTATTTCTTTTGTTAATTGAAGAAAATCTTTTACAGATAATTGTTCTGCTCTTTTATTTAAGAATGGGAGGTCATAATAATTTGGCGTTTCTTTAATAAAATATTGTAAAGCATTTTTTAAAGTTTTCCTTCTTTGATTAAAAGCTATTTTCACACATTGAAATAAAAGATCCTTATTACAGAAAATTTTTCTTTCTTTTCTCTTTAAAGAAATTACGGCAGATTTTACATTTGGGATAGGAAAAAAAACATGTTTATTTACTGTAAACAGATATTTCACTTCATAAAATGTTTGTACGAGAACAGATAAAATTCCATAGGTTTTATTTCCTTCATGAGATGTTATACGTTCGGCTACTTCTTTTTGAAACATTCCAATACATTCTGGGATGTATTGATTATATCTTAATATATGAAATAAAATTTGAGAGGAAATTCTATAAGGAAAATTTCCAATTATTGCGAAGTTTTTTAGATTCATTTCTTCAGGATTCCATTTTAAAAAATCTTTGTGTATGATTTGATTTTTAGAAACTGAAAAATTTTTTCTTAAAAACAGGATTAATTTTTTATCAATTTCTATTAAAAATACTTTGCGCCATGGAGTTAATAAATAACGAGTCAATATTCCTAATCCTGGACCTATTTCAACGACAGTATTATAATTTTGAAAAGAAAGATTCTTGACAATTTTCTTAGCTATATTTTTGTCTTTTAAAAAGTATTGATCAAATTTTTTATGAAAAAAAGATTCACGCATTATGCAAAGATAGAAAATATATTATTTGTATCTTGTGAAGACTTATAAATACGATTTTAATTTTTTCTATGCTTCAAGTCTCTTTCATACGTAAAAACAGGGAAAAAATTTTATCAGGACTAGAAAAAAGAAAATTTGAAAAAATAAACTTAATAGATGAGATATTAATCTTAGATAAAAGTAAGAAAAAAATACAATATGAGATCAATAAAATCTCAGAGAATGAAAATAAAATTTCCAAAAAAATAAGCCATATTATAGGTGATAAAAATGGAAAAAAAAATCCCAATAAAATCCTTAAAAGAGGAATCTCTTTCTTTAAAAAAGAAAAAAAAAATCTTCATATTCAATTAAAAAATATTATTCAAAATTTAGAAAAAAAATTAGATCAAATTCCTAATATTCCTGATGAAATAGTAAAAAAAAATTTAGAAAAAGACGATTTTCTTTTTCAAGAAGAAGCTCCTCATTCAATAAGAATTGAAAATGCTCTTCCTCATTGGGAGTTAGCCAAAAAATTTCAGTTATTTGATTTATATTTAGGAACAAAAATATGTGGATCTGGATTTCCAGTATATATTGGAAGAGGAGCTAAACTGCAAAGAGGTTTAATTCAATATTTCTTAGATCAAAATATACAAGCTTCCTATAAGGAGTACAGTTTTCCTTATTTGATTAATGAAATATCAGGCTATTCTACAGGACAAATCCCGGATAAAGAAGGTCAAATGTATTTAATAGAAAAAGATAATTTTTATCTTATTCCAACTGGAGAAATTCCTCTTATGA
Protein-coding sequences here:
- the hisIE gene encoding bifunctional phosphoribosyl-AMP cyclohydrolase/phosphoribosyl-ATP diphosphatase HisIE; translation: MKDVPIKQINFKDDLIPVIIQDNKTNKVLMLGYMNQEAYKKSIEEKKVTFYSRSKKRLWTKGEVSKNYLLIKKILIDCDRDTLLIKAEPTGPICHKGTDTCWKEMNKMNFLFHLENIISNRVNQKDENSYVVKLFKKGVNKISQKLGEEAVEMIIESKDNNRSLFLNESADLLFHYILLLYSKGVTIHNVINLLEKRHKSKNH
- a CDS encoding 7-carboxy-7-deazaguanine synthase QueE, which codes for MKINNVSFPVKETFYSIQGEGFFSGIAAYFIRFEGCNIQCDWCDTKSSWKIEKKDFLTVHKIINNINEKVKTIVITGGEPMMWNLTPLTSLLKKKGYRIHVETSGSYPIHEKNIDWITISPKKKKRPLKENYKKMNELKIIICNESDFSFAEEQAFYVKKSNCVLCLQPEWKNNIKILPKIISYIKNHPKWKISLQIHKILNIP
- a CDS encoding bifunctional 5,10-methylenetetrahydrofolate dehydrogenase/5,10-methenyltetrahydrofolate cyclohydrolase, with product MTQLLNGNKLAIDIRKEISKEIEKSIRNKKKRLPHLGIILLGTNSSSLTYVNSKIQECKNIGIESSLIHLPNDSSERELLKEIQKMNKNPLIDGFIVQLPLQKHINSDKIIMSINPRKDVDGFHPENFGKMSLDMKAFFPATALGILTILERYKIEISGKHTVVIGRSRIVGRPISILMSRKNYLGNSTVTLTHSQTPNIDYYTKQADIIITAVGNPGFLTGKMIKEGAIVIDVGITKVKNGKKSFLKGDVDFNSVYGKASYLTPVPGGVGPMTRIMLIKNTLIAALNNENK
- the rsmA gene encoding 16S rRNA (adenine(1518)-N(6)/adenine(1519)-N(6))-dimethyltransferase RsmA, translated to MRESFFHKKFDQYFLKDKNIAKKIVKNLSFQNYNTVVEIGPGLGILTRYLLTPWRKVFLIEIDKKLILFLRKNFSVSKNQIIHKDFLKWNPEEMNLKNFAIIGNFPYRISSQILFHILRYNQYIPECIGMFQKEVAERITSHEGNKTYGILSVLVQTFYEVKYLFTVNKHVFFPIPNVKSAVISLKRKERKIFCNKDLLFQCVKIAFNQRRKTLKNALQYFIKETPNYYDLPFLNKRAEQLSVKDFLQLTKEIENRK
- the serS gene encoding serine--tRNA ligase, with amino-acid sequence MLQVSFIRKNREKILSGLEKRKFEKINLIDEILILDKSKKKIQYEINKISENENKISKKISHIIGDKNGKKNPNKILKRGISFFKKEKKNLHIQLKNIIQNLEKKLDQIPNIPDEIVKKNLEKDDFLFQEEAPHSIRIENALPHWELAKKFQLFDLYLGTKICGSGFPVYIGRGAKLQRGLIQYFLDQNIQASYKEYSFPYLINEISGYSTGQIPDKEGQMYLIEKDNFYLIPTGEIPLMNCYRNNLLSYRDLPIKSTTYTSCFRREAGSYGSKVRGLNRLHQFEKVEIIQITTPDTSFYYLEEMISHIQNILKSLELPFRLIRLMGKDLGFASAITYDFEVYSMAQKKWLEVSSISNCTNFQSNRLNLRYKTMTGKIELCHTLNGSALALPRIMAALLENNQTVNQINIPKVLVPYTGFYNIQ